In the Uranotaenia lowii strain MFRU-FL chromosome 1, ASM2978415v1, whole genome shotgun sequence genome, GTCACGGGGCCAAGAATCGGAACCGTATGTACTCGCTCGCTTCCAGGATGTCCAGGCAAATCTTTTTGATGTCCTCATCGGCCGTCTACGGTTATGAGTATCTGCAGCACGCCGAGAAGGACATGATCGAGTATTTTAGGAAGTAAGTTGGGTCAGAAGCGAAATTCCCCTCTCTAgaaattcaatacaattttgtccTTCGTCCAGGAACAACGTGTACAGGGTCTTGTTTATCCCGTATGCCCTGAAAAACCATGAAGCATACACCGAAAAAGTTGGCTCAGTTTTACGACGATGGGGATTCGAATGCGAAGGTATCCACCGGAAGCCAAACCCGGTGCAGGCCATCAATGAAGCTCAGGCCATCTACATTGGGGGCGGCAACACCTTCCTTCTCCTAAAAACTCTCTACGACAACAACCTTATTGAGCCAATCCGAGAACGGGTTATGAACCATCACATACCGTACATTGGTAGTTCAGCCGGAACTAACGTGGCCACCCGAAGCATTCAAACCACAAACGATATGCCCATCATCTATCCGCCGAGCTTCGACGGCCTTCGATTGGTTCCCTTCAACATCAATCCGCACTACCTGGATCCGGAGGAGGGCGGCAAGCACAAAGGTGAAACAAGGGAGGAACGCATTTCGCAGTTTCACGAGCTGAACGATGCTCCGGTGCTGGGCTTGAGGGAGGGTTGTACCATGGTTGTGGATGGTGAGAAGGCAACCCTAATTGGTTCCTACGGAGCTCGGCTGTTCCGGAAGGGAAGGGAACCAGAGGAGCTGAAGATTGGAGCCGACGTGAGCTTCCTAC is a window encoding:
- the LOC129757513 gene encoding probable alpha-aspartyl dipeptidase isoform X1, giving the protein MSRAGGGRLLALSLLVLLCCLSSCHGAKNRNRMYSLASRMSRQIFLMSSSAVYGYEYLQHAEKDMIEYFRKNNVYRVLFIPYALKNHEAYTEKVGSVLRRWGFECEGIHRKPNPVQAINEAQAIYIGGGNTFLLLKTLYDNNLIEPIRERVMNHHIPYIGSSAGTNVATRSIQTTNDMPIIYPPSFDGLRLVPFNINPHYLDPEEGGKHKGETREERISQFHELNDAPVLGLREGCTMVVDGEKATLIGSYGARLFRKGREPEELKIGADVSFLLEGN
- the LOC129757513 gene encoding probable alpha-aspartyl dipeptidase isoform X2, producing MYSLASRMSRQIFLMSSSAVYGYEYLQHAEKDMIEYFRKNNVYRVLFIPYALKNHEAYTEKVGSVLRRWGFECEGIHRKPNPVQAINEAQAIYIGGGNTFLLLKTLYDNNLIEPIRERVMNHHIPYIGSSAGTNVATRSIQTTNDMPIIYPPSFDGLRLVPFNINPHYLDPEEGGKHKGETREERISQFHELNDAPVLGLREGCTMVVDGEKATLIGSYGARLFRKGREPEELKIGADVSFLLEGN